Proteins co-encoded in one Synechococcus elongatus PCC 6301 genomic window:
- the def gene encoding peptide deformylase → MTAAVAIRVAKKKLAKPPLDLHYLGDRVLRQPAKRVSRIDDELRQTIRQMLQTMYSADGIGLAAPQVGINKQLIVIDLELEDEQAPPLVLINPKIERTAGDLEQCQEGCLSIPGVYLDVERPEIVEVSYKDENGRPQRLVADGLLARCIQHEMDHLNGVLFVDRVENRLELNEALDKKGFAVQAVRPVAAAS, encoded by the coding sequence ATGACCGCTGCTGTCGCCATTCGGGTTGCCAAAAAGAAACTGGCGAAGCCTCCTCTCGATCTCCACTACCTCGGCGATCGGGTGCTGCGACAGCCCGCCAAACGGGTCAGCCGGATTGACGATGAATTGCGGCAAACGATTCGGCAGATGTTGCAAACCATGTACAGCGCTGATGGCATTGGTTTGGCAGCCCCCCAAGTGGGCATCAATAAGCAATTGATTGTGATTGACCTCGAACTCGAGGATGAACAAGCACCACCCCTCGTCTTGATCAATCCCAAAATTGAACGCACTGCTGGTGATCTGGAGCAATGCCAAGAAGGCTGTCTGAGCATCCCCGGCGTCTATCTGGATGTAGAACGACCCGAGATCGTTGAAGTCTCCTACAAGGATGAGAACGGCCGGCCGCAGCGACTCGTTGCCGATGGTCTCCTTGCTCGCTGCATTCAGCACGAGATGGATCACCTCAACGGTGTGCTCTTTGTCGATCGCGTTGAAAATCGCCTTGAGCTGAACGAAGCCCTCGACAAAAAAGGCTTTGCAGTCCAAGCGGTTCGCCCTGTCGCCGCTGCCAGCTAA
- a CDS encoding DUF3747 domain-containing protein, with translation MAIEWQLMPEFLCRPVLVQIEASMRIPFFLPLAALAGTLLTSLTPLTPQARAAQFGQAEVDQSKFVLAASPIGNGSRHQLLIIEQVKSTRPCWVEEAGTPTRINPLLLTFDFSGICDRKIDSNGYSLRIAGVDLGLNYRLSIVRRNGQMVLVGQAFRSGPELVIATANGESAGFTKLELQPGWRLGRRTFDGKALGHIYLVTDQIPPGMALQGAQTSPSAAVVPPANVTTPVKPAPAPASLQQPVPPRPLPSASQAPAPTLRPLTPPRLTPLRPLRPLTPTQP, from the coding sequence GTGGCCATTGAATGGCAATTAATGCCTGAATTTCTCTGTCGTCCCGTGCTTGTGCAAATCGAGGCATCCATGCGAATCCCCTTCTTTCTGCCCCTAGCGGCGCTGGCCGGTACCCTTCTGACGAGTTTGACCCCTCTTACGCCGCAGGCACGGGCGGCTCAGTTCGGGCAAGCTGAGGTCGATCAGAGTAAATTTGTCTTAGCTGCTTCACCGATCGGCAACGGTAGTCGCCATCAGTTACTGATCATTGAACAGGTCAAAAGCACCCGTCCTTGCTGGGTGGAAGAGGCAGGTACCCCAACACGTATCAATCCGCTGTTGTTGACCTTCGACTTCTCTGGCATTTGCGATCGCAAGATCGACAGCAATGGCTACTCCCTGCGAATTGCTGGAGTAGATCTCGGTTTAAACTACCGCCTCAGCATTGTTCGCCGTAATGGCCAAATGGTGTTGGTTGGTCAAGCCTTTCGCAGTGGTCCTGAGCTGGTGATTGCGACGGCCAATGGGGAATCTGCCGGCTTTACTAAGCTGGAACTGCAACCGGGCTGGCGCTTGGGTCGTCGGACTTTTGATGGCAAAGCCTTGGGTCATATCTATTTAGTGACCGATCAGATCCCGCCCGGCATGGCCCTACAAGGTGCTCAGACCAGTCCGAGTGCTGCGGTGGTTCCTCCAGCTAACGTGACCACACCGGTTAAACCAGCCCCTGCACCTGCTTCATTGCAACAACCAGTGCCTCCCCGGCCGCTCCCTAGTGCAAGTCAAGCCCCTGCCCCCACGCTCCGGCCTCTGACTCCCCCGCGGCTAACCCCGCTGCGTCCCTTGCGCCCGTTGACCCCAACCCAGCCGTAA